Proteins co-encoded in one Oikeobacillus pervagus genomic window:
- the kdpA gene encoding potassium-transporting ATPase subunit KdpA: MWQIALVLGIYLPLVIVVGHYLYHVTMQQKTWMDPVMNRIDHAIYKISGIKNNNMTGKQYVSALILSNAVMVFVGYIILRIQSSLFLNPNGIGNMEETLSFNTIISFMTNTNLQHYSGESGLSYLAQMLVITFMMFTSAATGYAACMAFCRRLVANTDTLGNFFVDLVRVTTRVLIPIATIVALLLVFQGSPQTFHSNETVHTIEGKMQDIALGPVASLESIKHVGTNGGGFNGANSTTPYENPTVISNIIELLSMMLLPGACVVAFSLMVVKRKKKKTIFGKQGLIIFAAMGFLFLIGLTTCYLAELAGNPIIDKLGITQDLGSMEGKEMRFGIAQSALFTTVTTAFTTGTVNNMHDTLTPIGGMVPLFNMMLNVVFGGKGVGLMNMMMYVMLTIFIACLMIGRTPQFLGKKIEEKEMKLIALCILIHPAIILGFSALAVSTTAGMNGITNPGAHGLSQVLYEYASSSANNGSGFEGLSDNSTFWNITTGLAMFFGRYLSIIIQLAIASLLAKKVLHNESVGTLKTDNAMFAFMLVAIVLMIGALTFLPALALGPITEHLQIRS; the protein is encoded by the coding sequence ATGTGGCAAATCGCTTTGGTGCTTGGAATTTATTTACCGCTTGTCATTGTAGTGGGTCATTATTTATACCATGTAACAATGCAACAAAAAACATGGATGGATCCGGTGATGAACCGCATCGATCATGCCATCTATAAAATTAGTGGCATTAAGAATAACAATATGACTGGAAAACAATATGTGTCAGCATTGATTCTTTCAAATGCGGTTATGGTGTTTGTAGGCTATATTATATTACGCATTCAATCGTCGTTGTTTTTGAACCCGAATGGCATCGGTAACATGGAAGAAACTCTATCATTTAATACGATTATTTCCTTTATGACGAATACAAATTTACAACATTATAGCGGTGAATCCGGTTTAAGTTATTTGGCACAGATGCTTGTCATCACATTCATGATGTTTACATCGGCTGCAACGGGCTATGCGGCCTGTATGGCTTTCTGTCGTCGTCTAGTGGCAAATACAGATACTCTTGGCAATTTTTTTGTAGACCTTGTACGTGTAACGACTCGTGTCTTAATTCCAATCGCTACTATTGTGGCATTACTATTGGTGTTCCAAGGTTCACCTCAAACATTTCATTCAAATGAAACGGTTCACACTATTGAGGGAAAAATGCAAGATATCGCACTTGGACCTGTCGCTTCGCTTGAATCCATTAAGCATGTTGGTACAAACGGTGGTGGTTTCAACGGTGCCAATTCCACAACGCCGTATGAAAACCCAACGGTCATATCAAACATAATAGAATTATTATCCATGATGCTTCTCCCCGGCGCTTGTGTTGTGGCATTCAGTCTGATGGTCGTCAAACGAAAAAAGAAGAAAACAATTTTCGGCAAACAAGGATTGATCATTTTTGCGGCGATGGGGTTTCTGTTTCTCATCGGTCTAACGACTTGTTATTTGGCTGAACTTGCTGGTAACCCTATTATCGACAAGCTTGGTATCACACAGGATTTAGGGAGTATGGAAGGGAAGGAAATGCGTTTCGGTATCGCTCAATCTGCTTTATTCACGACCGTAACAACTGCCTTCACGACCGGAACAGTTAATAATATGCATGATACCTTAACACCAATTGGTGGTATGGTACCACTGTTTAATATGATGTTAAACGTCGTATTTGGCGGTAAGGGAGTCGGTTTGATGAACATGATGATGTATGTCATGTTAACCATTTTCATTGCCTGTTTAATGATCGGTCGTACTCCCCAATTTTTAGGGAAGAAAATTGAAGAAAAAGAAATGAAATTAATCGCGCTTTGCATTTTAATCCACCCCGCTATTATCTTAGGGTTCTCAGCACTTGCCGTTTCGACGACAGCTGGAATGAATGGAATCACAAATCCAGGTGCTCATGGGTTATCACAGGTGCTTTATGAATATGCTTCATCTTCAGCAAACAATGGCTCTGGATTCGAAGGATTATCCGATAATTCTACGTTTTGGAACATAACGACAGGTCTAGCGATGTTCTTTGGACGCTATTTATCGATCATTATTCAACTTGCTATTGCATCCCTGTTGGCCAAAAAAGTCTTGCACAATGAATCAGTAGGTACTTTGAAAACCGACAATGCTATGTTCGCATTCATGCTTGTCGCCATTGTATTAATGATTGGCGCATTAACATTTTTACCCGCTTTAGCACTCGGTCCGATTACAGAACATTTACAAATACGTTCTTGA
- the kdpC gene encoding K(+)-transporting ATPase subunit C, translating to MKEFFQYTKQSILVTFMLLIICGLIYPFAVTAVAQMLFNHQANGSFIDVDGEWVGSEIVGQDFTAPEYFWGRVSAVNYNTYTKKDLVPDANGETAYSGVSSGTFNYAPSNPELRKRMETDIEQFLNANPGVKREQIPADLMTASGSGLDPHISVDAAHIQMKRVAQSSGLSLDEIKAIVKNNTESRVFGLFGEDKVNVLGANLDIFKQMKEK from the coding sequence ATGAAGGAATTTTTCCAATACACGAAACAATCGATTTTAGTTACATTCATGTTGCTCATTATATGCGGTTTAATTTATCCGTTTGCAGTGACGGCAGTAGCGCAAATGTTATTCAACCACCAAGCAAATGGTAGTTTCATTGATGTAGATGGTGAATGGGTCGGCTCTGAAATAGTAGGTCAGGATTTCACCGCACCTGAGTATTTTTGGGGACGTGTATCAGCTGTGAATTACAACACCTACACGAAAAAAGATCTTGTGCCAGATGCAAACGGCGAAACAGCATATAGTGGCGTTAGTTCTGGTACATTCAATTATGCACCATCCAACCCTGAGCTCCGAAAAAGAATGGAAACGGATATTGAACAATTTTTAAATGCGAACCCTGGGGTGAAACGCGAACAAATTCCTGCAGACTTAATGACTGCCTCAGGATCTGGCCTTGATCCACATATCAGTGTAGATGCTGCCCATATTCAGATGAAGCGAGTGGCACAATCTAGCGGTCTTTCTTTAGATGAGATCAAAGCCATTGTGAAAAATAATACTGAAAGTCGCGTTTTTGGTTTGTTTGGTGAAGATAAAGTCAATGTCTTAGGTGCCAATCTGGATATCTTCAAACAAATGAAAGAGAAATAA
- a CDS encoding copper ion binding protein, whose amino-acid sequence MKKVTLNVQGMSCGSCVNRIEGNVGKLSGVESVKVLLPKGEVDVTFNDDTVDLSVIKSAIRDSGYEVMEEPNEEDNPGCSCCH is encoded by the coding sequence ATGAAGAAAGTAACACTTAATGTACAAGGGATGTCATGTGGATCTTGTGTGAATAGAATTGAGGGAAATGTAGGTAAGTTAAGTGGAGTTGAATCTGTTAAAGTCCTACTTCCTAAAGGTGAGGTTGATGTAACATTTAATGATGATACAGTTGATTTGAGTGTAATTAAAAGTGCTATTAGGGATTCGGGTTATGAGGTTATGGAAGAACCTAATGAAGAAGATAACCCTGGGTGTTCATGCTGTCATTAA
- a CDS encoding VanZ family protein, translating to MRKPYPFVVDRVSCSLLGIFNILMFVPLGIFQPLLFPKFKLFKWLLPVVASATLSIETYQTLTGVRIFELDDLLLGLALFLV from the coding sequence ATGCGTAAACCCTATCCATTTGTTGTGGATAGGGTTTCATGTAGTTTGCTTGGAATTTTTAATATTTTAATGTTTGTGCCACTAGGGATTTTCCAACCTTTGCTTTTCCCTAAATTTAAATTATTCAAGTGGTTACTACCTGTGGTGGCAAGTGCTACATTATCCATTGAAACATATCAAACACTTACAGGAGTAAGGATATTCGAACTGGATGATTTACTTTTGGGACTTGCACTTTTTTTAGTGTAA
- the kdpB gene encoding potassium-transporting ATPase subunit KdpB: METTSKKSFITGEIMKSSVLGAFKKLNPVYMVKNPVMFVVEIGFILVLILAIFPNLWGDGDAGNLRLYNAIVASILFVTILFANFAESVAEGRGKAQVLTLKKTKTVTEAHVILPDGSEITKQANELVKGDIVIVRAGEVIPNDGEVIEGIATVNESAITGESAPVVKESGGDFSSVTGGTTVTSDWLKIEITSRPGESFLDKMIALIEGARRKKTPNEIALNTLLVSLTIIFLLVVVTLYPMTTYLNLNISVATFIALIVCLIPTTIGGLLSAIGIAGMDRVTQFNVIAMSGKAVEACGDVDTLILDKTGTITYGNRLAAEFIPIKGVDKNELIRAAWISSLTDDTPEGKSIVSLACKLNVNVTDEKKIIETSNPISFTAQTRMSGLDCQDGTKFRKGAYDSIKKMSIVAGFSLPKDLENIVYEVSSQGGTPLVVSKNEQILGVIYLKDVVKPGLKERFEQLRRMGIKTIMCTGDNPLTAATIAKEAGVDGFVAESKPEDKINVIKKEQGQGKIVAMTGDGTNDAPALAQANVGLAMNSGTNAAKEAANMVDLDSNPTKVIEIVEIGKQLLMTRGALTTFSIANDIAKFFAIIPAMLMVGLPEIGALNIMQLNSPMSAIISALIFNAIIIPLLIPIAMKGVKYKPMSVSKLLNRNLLVYGLGGIIAPFIGIKLIDIMIGPVLHMIGL; encoded by the coding sequence ATGGAAACTACATCAAAAAAGAGTTTTATAACTGGAGAAATTATGAAGAGTTCAGTTTTAGGGGCTTTCAAAAAACTAAACCCAGTCTATATGGTAAAAAATCCGGTTATGTTTGTTGTTGAAATCGGGTTTATCCTTGTACTTATCCTAGCCATTTTTCCAAATCTATGGGGAGATGGAGATGCAGGAAATTTACGCCTTTATAATGCCATTGTCGCTAGTATTCTATTTGTCACCATATTATTTGCGAACTTTGCCGAATCTGTCGCAGAAGGTCGTGGGAAAGCACAAGTGCTAACACTTAAAAAGACAAAAACAGTGACAGAGGCGCACGTGATCCTTCCTGATGGATCAGAAATTACGAAGCAAGCCAATGAACTTGTAAAAGGAGATATTGTCATCGTTCGTGCAGGTGAAGTCATTCCAAACGACGGCGAAGTCATTGAAGGGATTGCCACTGTGAATGAATCAGCCATCACTGGTGAATCAGCTCCAGTCGTAAAGGAAAGTGGCGGTGATTTTTCTTCAGTTACAGGCGGCACTACAGTCACAAGTGATTGGTTAAAAATTGAAATCACTTCACGTCCTGGTGAATCATTTTTAGATAAAATGATTGCACTTATAGAAGGGGCACGTCGTAAAAAAACACCGAATGAAATTGCTTTGAACACATTATTAGTCAGTTTGACCATTATCTTCTTACTAGTTGTCGTCACACTTTACCCAATGACTACGTACTTGAATCTAAATATTTCGGTTGCTACCTTCATTGCATTGATTGTCTGTTTAATTCCGACCACGATTGGAGGGCTATTGTCGGCCATCGGGATTGCAGGAATGGATAGAGTCACACAGTTTAATGTTATCGCAATGTCTGGGAAAGCTGTCGAAGCATGTGGTGACGTCGATACTTTGATTTTAGACAAAACAGGGACCATCACTTATGGGAACCGCCTAGCAGCAGAATTTATCCCTATTAAAGGAGTGGATAAAAACGAACTGATTCGTGCTGCATGGATAAGCTCACTCACAGACGATACACCTGAAGGGAAATCCATTGTATCACTTGCATGCAAATTAAATGTTAATGTGACTGATGAAAAAAAGATTATCGAAACAAGCAATCCCATTTCATTTACAGCACAGACACGTATGAGCGGGCTTGATTGTCAAGATGGAACAAAATTTCGCAAAGGTGCTTATGACTCGATCAAAAAAATGAGCATCGTAGCTGGCTTTTCACTACCAAAAGATTTGGAAAACATTGTGTATGAAGTTTCATCACAAGGCGGAACTCCTTTAGTAGTATCAAAAAACGAACAAATCCTTGGAGTTATTTATCTGAAGGATGTCGTAAAACCAGGATTAAAGGAGCGGTTCGAACAGCTTCGCAGAATGGGAATTAAAACCATTATGTGTACAGGAGACAACCCACTAACAGCTGCAACAATTGCAAAAGAGGCAGGTGTAGATGGTTTTGTAGCCGAAAGCAAACCTGAAGATAAGATCAATGTGATTAAAAAAGAGCAGGGACAAGGTAAAATCGTCGCTATGACGGGTGACGGTACGAATGATGCACCGGCCCTAGCTCAAGCAAACGTTGGGCTGGCGATGAATTCGGGGACAAATGCAGCGAAAGAAGCAGCGAATATGGTCGATTTAGACTCGAATCCGACAAAAGTTATCGAAATTGTGGAAATTGGGAAACAATTACTGATGACTCGTGGTGCCTTAACGACATTCAGTATCGCAAACGATATAGCAAAATTCTTCGCCATCATTCCTGCGATGTTGATGGTAGGCTTACCTGAAATAGGAGCGTTAAACATTATGCAGTTAAATTCACCGATGAGCGCTATTATCTCTGCATTGATTTTTAACGCGATCATTATTCCATTGCTAATTCCAATTGCAATGAAAGGTGTTAAATACAAACCGATGAGTGTTTCAAAACTATTAAATAGAAACCTATTAGTCTATGGACTTGGCGGGATTATCGCTCCCTTTATTGGCATTAAACTAATCGATATCATGATCGGGCCCGTTTTACACATGATAGGTCTATAG
- a CDS encoding glutaredoxin family protein, whose product MEGKLELELYTRPTCSDCQDAKKYLISNRIHYIDKDVSKNLSLEEELKKISGTQIVPMFAFYKKGIFGKRKLVKYFIGFENNKNEIISMLIK is encoded by the coding sequence ATGGAAGGTAAGCTGGAACTGGAATTATATACAAGACCAACATGTTCAGATTGCCAGGATGCAAAGAAATACCTAATTTCTAATAGAATCCATTATATCGATAAAGACGTAAGTAAAAATCTTAGCTTAGAGGAAGAATTAAAGAAAATATCAGGCACTCAAATCGTTCCGATGTTTGCTTTTTATAAAAAGGGGATATTCGGAAAAAGAAAATTAGTCAAGTATTTTATTGGCTTTGAAAATAATAAAAATGAAATAATTAGTATGTTAATAAAATGA
- a CDS encoding heavy metal translocating P-type ATPase, translating into MVERTFNIKGMTCASCVQTVEKAMKKLPGVQEANVNLATEKLNIIFDENAVSVREIQAAVDKAGYKALIDSVQKTFVITGMTCASCVQSIEKATRKLDGVMSSNVNLATGKMVIEYNPTVVSVSDIIEAVSNAGYEAREDMETSSIANEEKDKKQKKIKAIWTRFWGSAIFTIQLFYIAMGHMVGLPLPKIIDPMENPEWFSLLQFIFTIPVIIFGRNFFSVGFKTLFKGHPNMDSLVALGTGAAFVYSSGATVAIWLGHSSYAENLYYESAAVILTLITLGKYLEARSMGKTSEAIEKLIGLAPKKAIVVRNGKEVEVTVDEVVVGDTIIVKPGEKIPVDGVVLEGITSVDDSMLTGESIPVEKNVGDNIIGASINKNGTVQYRATKVGKDTALSQMIKLVEDAQGSKAPIAKMADMISGYFVPIVIVIAILSGLSWYFGGQTGLFALTITISVLVIACPCALGLATPTAIMVGTGKGAENGVLIKSGGALETTHKVQTIVFDKTGTITEGKPIVTDIITVNGIKETELLQLVASAEKGSEHPLAEAIVKESEDRGLGFLKLDNFNAIPGHGVEVTVDDITILAGNKKLMDDRNISLDKLARNSDDLAIQGKTPMYIAFNNEVAGIIAVADTVKENSLQAIEKLHNMGIEVVMITGDNKGTAEAIAKQVGIHRVLSEVLPEDKANEVKKIQAEGKKVAMVGDGINDAPALAQADIGIAIGSGTDVAMESADIVLMRSDLMDVPTAVELSKSTIRNIKQNLFFAFAYNVLGIPFAMGIIYLLGGPLLNPMVAGAAMSLSSVSVLVNALRLKKFKPSKVQ; encoded by the coding sequence ATGGTGGAAAGAACATTTAATATAAAAGGAATGACTTGTGCATCATGTGTACAGACAGTTGAAAAGGCAATGAAGAAATTGCCTGGAGTTCAGGAAGCTAATGTAAACTTGGCAACAGAAAAGTTGAATATCATTTTTGATGAGAATGCAGTATCTGTACGAGAAATTCAAGCTGCTGTTGATAAGGCCGGGTATAAGGCATTGATAGATAGTGTGCAGAAAACATTTGTTATCACAGGAATGACTTGTGCATCGTGTGTACAATCAATCGAAAAGGCAACAAGGAAATTAGATGGTGTTATGAGCTCTAATGTAAATTTGGCTACAGGAAAAATGGTAATTGAGTATAATCCAACAGTTGTTTCTGTGTCAGACATTATAGAAGCAGTATCAAATGCAGGGTATGAGGCCCGTGAGGATATGGAAACGTCAAGTATAGCCAATGAAGAAAAGGATAAAAAACAAAAGAAAATAAAAGCGATTTGGACACGATTTTGGGGTTCAGCAATTTTCACGATACAATTGTTCTATATTGCGATGGGACATATGGTAGGCTTACCACTCCCAAAAATAATTGATCCAATGGAAAATCCTGAATGGTTTTCACTATTACAATTTATTTTCACGATACCAGTTATAATCTTTGGACGGAATTTTTTCTCGGTTGGATTTAAGACGTTATTTAAAGGACATCCCAACATGGACTCATTGGTTGCATTAGGGACAGGTGCTGCATTTGTCTATAGTTCGGGGGCAACAGTTGCAATTTGGCTAGGGCATTCCAGTTACGCAGAAAATCTATACTATGAGTCCGCAGCGGTAATCCTCACCTTAATTACATTGGGGAAATATTTGGAAGCTCGTTCTATGGGTAAAACATCAGAAGCCATTGAAAAATTAATAGGATTAGCTCCCAAGAAAGCGATTGTTGTAAGAAATGGAAAAGAAGTAGAAGTTACAGTTGATGAAGTAGTTGTTGGTGACACGATCATTGTTAAACCTGGGGAAAAAATACCGGTTGATGGTGTTGTATTAGAAGGAATAACATCTGTTGATGACTCCATGTTAACAGGTGAAAGTATTCCAGTAGAAAAGAATGTAGGCGATAATATTATCGGTGCTAGTATCAATAAGAATGGTACAGTCCAATATCGAGCAACCAAAGTAGGAAAAGATACAGCTTTATCACAAATGATCAAATTGGTAGAAGATGCACAAGGATCTAAAGCACCAATTGCTAAAATGGCTGATATGATTTCAGGTTATTTTGTGCCAATTGTTATTGTGATTGCTATTCTTTCCGGTTTGTCGTGGTATTTCGGAGGACAAACGGGACTCTTTGCTTTAACGATTACCATTTCCGTTTTAGTTATTGCCTGTCCATGTGCTCTTGGCCTGGCTACGCCAACTGCGATTATGGTTGGCACTGGTAAGGGGGCAGAAAATGGTGTATTAATTAAAAGCGGTGGAGCACTGGAAACAACCCATAAAGTTCAGACGATTGTATTTGATAAAACAGGTACAATTACAGAAGGTAAACCTATAGTTACAGATATTATCACGGTAAACGGAATTAAAGAAACAGAATTGCTACAATTAGTAGCCTCTGCAGAAAAGGGCTCTGAGCATCCATTAGCTGAAGCAATTGTTAAGGAGTCAGAAGATAGAGGGCTAGGCTTTTTGAAGTTGGACAATTTCAATGCTATTCCTGGTCATGGGGTCGAAGTGACAGTAGATGACATAACGATTTTAGCTGGAAACAAAAAATTAATGGATGATCGCAACATTTCTTTAGATAAACTAGCAAGAAACTCAGATGATTTGGCAATTCAAGGAAAAACCCCTATGTACATTGCTTTTAATAACGAAGTTGCTGGAATTATTGCAGTTGCTGATACCGTTAAGGAAAATAGCTTACAAGCCATTGAAAAACTTCATAATATGGGAATCGAGGTGGTGATGATCACTGGGGACAATAAAGGTACCGCTGAGGCTATTGCAAAACAAGTTGGTATTCATCGAGTGTTAAGTGAAGTATTGCCAGAAGATAAAGCAAATGAAGTGAAAAAAATCCAAGCAGAAGGTAAGAAAGTAGCCATGGTTGGAGATGGTATTAATGATGCACCTGCTCTTGCACAAGCCGATATTGGGATAGCTATTGGTTCTGGAACGGATGTTGCTATGGAATCCGCAGACATCGTATTAATGAGAAGTGATTTAATGGATGTACCAACAGCTGTGGAATTAAGTAAGTCTACGATTCGAAATATCAAACAAAACTTGTTCTTTGCATTCGCATATAATGTACTAGGCATACCGTTTGCTATGGGAATTATTTACCTTTTGGGTGGACCATTATTAAATCCAATGGTTGCTGGGGCTGCAATGAGCTTAAGTTCTGTTTCAGTATTAGTAAATGCTTTACGTTTAAAAAAATTTAAACCATCAAAAGTTCAGTAA